The following proteins are encoded in a genomic region of Mycolicibacterium rutilum:
- a CDS encoding glutamate ABC transporter substrate-binding protein, which translates to MPSISKRVLGALALVVALPLAATACGGGGDSGDTIVIGTKFDQPGLGLKNPDGTMSGFDVDVAKYVAQQLGYPEDKIEWKEAPSGQRETLIQNDQVKFIAATYSITDARKEKVDFAGPYLITGQSLLVRSDNTDITGEASLQNNKKLCSVSGSTPAQRIKDKFPGVQLQQYDTYSACIEALKNGAIDAVTTDEVILAGYAAQSPGAFKVVGGTFSEENYGIGLKKGDTELLTQINDALVKMEQDGSWKKAWDENLGPAGIPAPQPPQINQS; encoded by the coding sequence ATGCCATCCATCTCGAAGCGCGTCCTGGGGGCGCTCGCGCTCGTGGTCGCGCTGCCGTTGGCGGCCACCGCGTGCGGCGGAGGCGGTGACAGCGGCGACACGATCGTCATCGGCACCAAGTTCGACCAGCCGGGCCTGGGCCTGAAGAACCCCGACGGCACGATGAGCGGCTTCGACGTGGACGTGGCCAAGTACGTCGCGCAGCAGCTCGGCTATCCCGAGGACAAGATCGAGTGGAAAGAGGCCCCGTCGGGCCAGCGCGAGACGCTGATCCAGAACGATCAGGTCAAGTTCATCGCCGCCACCTACTCGATCACCGACGCGCGCAAGGAGAAGGTCGACTTCGCCGGCCCGTACCTGATCACCGGGCAGAGCCTGCTGGTGCGCTCGGACAACACCGACATCACCGGTGAGGCGTCGCTGCAGAACAACAAGAAACTGTGCTCGGTGTCGGGTTCGACGCCGGCGCAGCGCATCAAGGACAAGTTCCCGGGTGTGCAGCTGCAGCAGTACGACACCTACTCGGCGTGCATCGAGGCGCTCAAGAACGGCGCCATCGACGCGGTGACCACCGACGAGGTGATCCTGGCCGGGTACGCGGCGCAGAGCCCGGGCGCGTTCAAGGTGGTCGGCGGCACGTTCTCCGAGGAGAACTACGGGATCGGGCTGAAGAAGGGCGACACCGAGCTGCTGACGCAGATCAACGACGCGCTGGTCAAGATGGAGCAGGACGGCTCGTGGAAGAAGGCCTGGGACGAGAACCTGGGTCCGGCGGGCATCCCCGCCCCGCAGCCGCCGCAGATCAACCAGAGCTGA
- a CDS encoding amino acid ABC transporter permease gives MEVLPGYTVGQIVESFWTTIQLTVYSAIGALVLGTVLAAMRLAPVPMLNWLGTAYVNVVRNTPLTLIILFCSFGLAQTMGITLANQQSLTSIDDSNFRLAVLGLAVYTAAFVCETVRSGVNTVPLGQAEAARSLGLTFGQNLRLILLPQAFRAVVIPLGSVLIALTKNTTIASAIGVAEAALLMKEMIENTAAIMTVGAIFALGFVVLTLPTGLFFSWLGKRMAVAR, from the coding sequence GTGGAGGTTCTTCCGGGATACACCGTCGGCCAGATCGTCGAGTCGTTCTGGACGACGATCCAGCTGACGGTCTACTCCGCCATCGGGGCGTTGGTGCTCGGCACGGTGCTGGCCGCGATGCGGCTGGCGCCGGTGCCGATGCTCAACTGGCTCGGCACCGCGTACGTCAACGTGGTCCGCAACACGCCGCTGACGCTGATTATTCTGTTCTGCTCGTTCGGGCTGGCGCAGACGATGGGCATCACGCTGGCGAATCAGCAGTCGCTGACGTCGATCGACGACAGCAACTTCCGGCTGGCGGTGCTCGGCCTGGCGGTCTACACCGCGGCGTTCGTGTGCGAGACGGTGCGCTCGGGTGTCAACACCGTGCCGCTGGGCCAGGCCGAAGCGGCACGGTCGCTGGGTCTGACGTTCGGACAGAACCTGCGACTCATCTTGTTGCCGCAGGCTTTTCGTGCGGTGGTCATCCCGCTGGGCTCGGTGTTGATCGCGTTGACGAAGAACACCACGATCGCGTCGGCGATCGGTGTCGCCGAGGCGGCGCTGTTGATGAAGGAGATGATCGAGAACACCGCGGCGATCATGACGGTCGGGGCGATCTTCGCGCTCGGCTTCGTCGTCCTGACGTTGCCGACCGGGCTGTTCTTCAGCTGGCTGGGTAAGCGAATGGCGGTGGCCCGGTGA